Proteins from a single region of Procambarus clarkii isolate CNS0578487 chromosome 62, FALCON_Pclarkii_2.0, whole genome shotgun sequence:
- the LOC123766514 gene encoding muscle-specific protein 20 has protein sequence MPLQSRDKELEKEVVEWVEAVLGEKLPPGNFEDVFKDGVVLCNLINKIQPNSVKKIQTSGGSFKLMENIQRFQEAIKKYGVPHEEIFQTADLFERRNIHQVVLCIYSLGRITQKHPEYTGPRLGPKMADEQKREWDEDQQRQLRDGQIGLQMGQNKGATQAGLGALGQTRHM, from the exons TTGCAGAGCCGTGATAAGGAGCTGGAGAaggaggtggtggagtgggtggaggCGGTGTTAGGGGAGAAGCTTCCTCCAGGCAACTTCGAGGACGTGTTTAAAGATGGCGTCGTCCTCTGTAACCTCATCAACAAGATCCAGCCCAACTCCGTCAAGAAGATCCAGACGTCCGGCGGCTCCTTCAAACTCATGGAGAACATTCAGAG GTTCCAGGAGGCCATTAAGAAGTATGGCGTGCCTCACGAGGAGATCTTCCAAACGGCAGATCTTTTCGAGAGACGCAACATCCACCAGGTGGTCCTCTGCATATACTCCCTCGGACGCATC ACCCAGAAACACCCGGAGTACACAGGACCACGTCTTGGTCCCAAGATGGCTGATGAACAGAAGCGAGAGTGGGACGAAGACCAGCAGAGACAGCTGAGGGACGGCCAGATCGGCCTCCAGATGGGGCAGAACAAGGGTGCTACACAGGCAGGCCTCGGCGCCTTGGGCCAGACACGACATATGTAG